A region from the Meiothermus sp. Pnk-1 genome encodes:
- the thrS gene encoding threonine--tRNA ligase, whose product MNVYLPDGRELNLPDGATAAEAAKAIGPGLAKAAIGAIVDGELYDLMKPLPQGAKLKLLTEKDPEYQQLFRHTLAHVLAQAVREFFAAKGYDPDAVKLAIGPVIENGFYYDIDPPEPLGEGDLPEIEARMRRIVKENLELRRFVLPREEALRRFEGKDPYKTELIQDLPEGVEISFYAQGEGTHGFTDLCRGPHVPSTGRIPPYFKLTHIAGAYWRGDSRRPMLQRIYGIAFRSKEELDDYLWRQEEAKKRDHRKLGAELELFTISEEVGKGLPLWLPKGAFIRRQLEQYMYEKEQEHGYRYVITPHIANAKLYYTSGHLPYYKDDMYAPIEIEGEEYYLKPMNCPHHHMIYKARPKSYRDLPLRLAEFGTVYRFELSGTLSGLSRVRGFTQNDAHIYCSKAQVKEEFIRVIGLFDEVYKDFGLRDYWFRLSLPDFENNPEKFGEPGPHWDEAIAAIRSALEETGAQYVEGIGEATFYGPKLDVQLRTVLGKEESIATNQLDFISGRRFGLEFTNEKGEKETPVIIHRAIMGSFDRFFAFYLEHTAGNFPLWLSPIQAVIVPIADRHLEYARRIAQAMQAAKLRVEVDDRPERMNAKIRDAELQKIPLILVVGDKEQEQGTVNLRERQVKEQRTLKLEELIEEMQKRVREKK is encoded by the coding sequence ATGAATGTCTACCTACCCGACGGACGCGAACTAAACCTACCGGATGGCGCAACGGCCGCCGAGGCTGCCAAAGCGATCGGCCCTGGGCTGGCCAAGGCCGCCATCGGCGCGATCGTGGACGGCGAACTGTACGACTTGATGAAACCCCTGCCTCAGGGGGCTAAGCTCAAGCTCCTCACCGAGAAAGACCCCGAATACCAGCAGCTTTTCCGCCACACCCTGGCCCACGTGCTGGCCCAGGCCGTGCGCGAGTTTTTTGCCGCCAAGGGCTATGATCCCGACGCGGTAAAGCTGGCCATCGGGCCGGTGATCGAAAACGGCTTCTATTACGACATCGACCCACCAGAACCGCTGGGCGAGGGCGACCTGCCCGAGATCGAAGCGCGGATGCGCCGTATCGTGAAGGAGAACCTCGAGCTGCGCCGCTTCGTCCTGCCGCGCGAGGAAGCCCTGCGGCGCTTCGAGGGCAAAGATCCCTACAAAACCGAACTGATTCAAGACCTCCCGGAAGGGGTAGAGATCAGCTTTTATGCCCAGGGCGAAGGAACCCACGGCTTCACCGACCTCTGCCGCGGGCCCCACGTTCCCAGCACGGGCCGCATTCCGCCCTACTTCAAGCTCACCCACATCGCCGGGGCTTACTGGCGGGGCGATTCCAGGCGTCCCATGCTCCAGCGCATCTACGGCATCGCCTTCCGCAGCAAGGAAGAACTCGACGACTACCTATGGCGGCAAGAGGAGGCCAAGAAGCGCGACCACCGCAAGCTGGGGGCCGAGCTCGAGCTCTTCACCATCAGCGAGGAAGTGGGCAAGGGCCTACCGCTATGGCTGCCCAAGGGGGCTTTCATCCGGCGGCAGCTCGAGCAGTACATGTACGAGAAGGAGCAGGAGCACGGCTATCGCTACGTCATCACCCCGCACATCGCCAACGCCAAGCTCTACTACACCTCCGGGCACCTCCCCTACTACAAAGACGACATGTACGCTCCCATCGAGATCGAGGGCGAGGAATACTACCTCAAGCCCATGAACTGCCCGCACCACCACATGATCTACAAGGCTCGGCCGAAAAGCTACCGCGACCTGCCCCTGCGCCTGGCCGAGTTCGGCACCGTCTACCGCTTCGAGCTCTCCGGCACCCTCTCGGGGCTCTCGCGGGTGCGCGGCTTCACCCAGAACGACGCCCACATCTACTGCTCCAAGGCCCAGGTCAAGGAGGAGTTCATCCGGGTGATCGGGCTTTTTGACGAGGTCTACAAGGACTTCGGCCTCCGCGACTACTGGTTCCGCCTCTCCCTGCCCGACTTCGAGAACAACCCCGAGAAGTTCGGCGAGCCCGGCCCCCACTGGGACGAGGCCATCGCCGCCATCCGCTCAGCGCTGGAGGAGACCGGCGCCCAGTACGTCGAGGGCATCGGCGAGGCCACCTTCTACGGACCCAAGCTCGACGTGCAGCTTCGCACCGTGCTGGGCAAAGAGGAATCCATCGCCACCAACCAGCTCGACTTCATCAGCGGCAGGCGCTTCGGCCTGGAGTTCACCAACGAGAAGGGTGAAAAAGAGACCCCGGTCATCATCCACCGGGCCATCATGGGCTCCTTCGACCGGTTTTTTGCCTTCTACCTCGAGCACACCGCCGGAAACTTCCCCCTGTGGCTCTCCCCCATCCAGGCCGTGATCGTCCCCATCGCCGACCGGCACCTAGAATACGCCCGACGGATCGCCCAGGCTATGCAGGCGGCCAAGCTGCGCGTAGAGGTGGACGACCGCCCGGAGCGCATGAACGCCAAGATCCGCGACGCCGAACTTCAGAAAATTCCCCTCATTCTGGTAGTGGGCGACAAGGAGCAGGAACAGGGCACGGTAAACCTGCGCGAACGGCAGGTAAAAGAGCAGCGAACGCTAAAGCTGGAGGAGCTAATCGAGGAGATGCAAAAGCGGGTCAGGGAAAAGAAGTAG
- a CDS encoding DMT family transporter: protein MRLPPFVYPLFSVLAWGSNAAALKVLAAYLPPHAMNSLRVLLASLAYAVLWSLFSRERLGWRDWAVIAGLGLIGNSLYQWLFLEGIPRLPASYTSIVSSTNPIWVALLSVVWLREPLSKMAYLGLALSLTGVVILSGETLGQGGGQGLGVVFVLLSALSWAVYTVGARRLAGGYRLLTWTGGSFVLGMVPYWLLHTPQMLRLAGAAVPMWVWVLLIASGLLANTLAFLTWMYGVRQLGPVRVAVFSNLTPVVGVLAGVVFLGEHLPLQALLGGLLTLWGILIAQKAQRM, encoded by the coding sequence ATGCGCCTTCCCCCTTTTGTCTACCCCCTTTTCTCCGTTTTAGCCTGGGGCTCGAATGCCGCCGCACTCAAGGTGTTGGCGGCATATCTGCCGCCCCATGCCATGAACAGCCTGCGGGTGCTGCTGGCCTCGCTGGCTTACGCGGTGCTGTGGTCGCTATTCAGCCGGGAGCGGCTGGGTTGGCGGGACTGGGCGGTAATTGCGGGCCTCGGGCTCATCGGTAACAGCCTCTACCAATGGCTTTTCCTGGAGGGGATTCCTCGCCTCCCAGCTTCCTACACTTCCATCGTGAGCTCCACCAACCCCATCTGGGTAGCTCTGCTCAGCGTGGTTTGGCTCCGCGAGCCGCTATCCAAAATGGCCTACCTGGGCCTGGCCCTTTCGCTGACCGGGGTCGTGATCTTGAGCGGGGAAACCCTCGGACAGGGCGGAGGCCAAGGGCTAGGGGTCGTGTTCGTACTGCTTTCCGCGCTGAGCTGGGCGGTCTACACGGTGGGGGCCCGCCGCCTGGCTGGGGGTTACCGGCTGCTCACCTGGACCGGCGGGAGCTTCGTGCTAGGCATGGTTCCCTACTGGCTCCTGCACACCCCCCAGATGCTGCGGCTGGCCGGCGCCGCGGTGCCGATGTGGGTCTGGGTTTTGCTGATAGCGAGTGGGCTGCTGGCCAACACCCTGGCCTTTCTGACCTGGATGTACGGAGTACGCCAGCTCGGCCCGGTGCGGGTAGCGGTGTTCTCCAACCTTACCCCGGTGGTAGGGGTGTTGGCGGGGGTGGTGTTTCTGGGGGAACACTTGCCGCTACAGGCTTTGCTGGGGGGGCTGCTGACCCTCTGGGGTATCCTGATTGCCCAAAAAGCCCAAAGGATGTGA
- a CDS encoding roadblock/LC7 domain-containing protein, with translation MRFLDSLAPLGVRRAVLTASDGLVIESIGSGAPSAELLAAELASLHRNMRRLAEGMGGGVRRFTLATEEREVLVVVVRDYCLGAVVERSGDRRAVGAELSRLASRLSEQL, from the coding sequence GTGAGGTTTCTGGACAGCCTGGCCCCCCTGGGAGTCCGGCGGGCGGTGCTTACCGCCAGCGATGGCCTGGTGATCGAGAGCATAGGCTCGGGGGCCCCCTCGGCCGAGCTATTGGCCGCCGAACTGGCCTCGCTCCACCGCAACATGCGGCGGCTAGCCGAGGGGATGGGAGGAGGGGTCCGCCGTTTTACTCTGGCTACCGAGGAACGCGAAGTGTTGGTGGTGGTGGTAAGGGATTACTGCCTAGGCGCGGTGGTTGAGCGCAGCGGGGATCGGCGGGCGGTGGGGGCCGAGCTTTCTAGGCTAGCCAGCCGCCTCTCCGAACAGCTCTAG
- a CDS encoding roadblock/LC7 domain-containing protein translates to MVQEVLSELQAVRGVLGSALVAEDGFIVESQQAPGAPDVDFLGGAAATALASAKALSQEINRGEVEEVMVEYPEGPLLLVPLEGGYLLVVLLDSVQSLGRARFQLKKSIPRLKEALT, encoded by the coding sequence ATGGTACAAGAGGTACTCTCCGAGCTACAAGCGGTGCGTGGGGTGCTGGGTTCTGCACTGGTCGCTGAGGACGGGTTCATCGTGGAAAGCCAGCAGGCCCCTGGCGCCCCCGATGTGGACTTCCTGGGTGGGGCCGCAGCGACCGCCCTGGCCTCGGCCAAGGCCCTCTCGCAGGAGATCAACCGGGGGGAGGTCGAAGAGGTCATGGTCGAGTATCCCGAAGGCCCGCTGCTGCTGGTGCCGCTCGAGGGGGGCTACTTGTTGGTGGTGCTGCTCGACTCGGTGCAGAGCCTGGGCCGGGCCCGCTTCCAGCTCAAGAAGAGCATCCCCCGGCTCAAGGAGGCGCTGACTTAG
- a CDS encoding PaaX family transcriptional regulator C-terminal domain-containing protein, whose translation MRARSTLFTLYMEYLYPGNRAWVGDLIRWMEALGFSEPAVRAAVSRSVKSGWILPEKDGRKAYYRLSERVAWQVEQVRSRLYRNVDRWDGGWRILIHAVPEAKRTMRDRFRNELVLLGFGTPTPGVWISPTASLEAARDLVRFYELESYVELFQAQRFTASDPLELIRKAYNLEAAQQRYREFVRLHPFHPKTPEEAFVRLTRLVHEARKLLFLDPGLPPELTPPGFLGPEAHQRFLELHAYFGQKARPMLEGESAAAD comes from the coding sequence ATGCGGGCCCGCTCCACCCTCTTCACGCTCTACATGGAGTACCTCTACCCCGGCAACCGGGCCTGGGTGGGCGACCTGATCCGCTGGATGGAGGCTTTGGGCTTCTCCGAACCGGCGGTGCGGGCCGCGGTGTCGCGCAGCGTCAAGAGCGGTTGGATCCTCCCCGAGAAGGACGGGCGCAAGGCCTACTACCGGCTCTCCGAACGGGTGGCCTGGCAGGTCGAGCAGGTGCGAAGCCGCCTCTACCGAAACGTAGACCGATGGGATGGAGGATGGCGCATCCTGATCCACGCCGTGCCGGAAGCCAAGCGCACCATGCGGGACCGCTTTCGCAACGAGTTGGTGCTGCTGGGGTTCGGAACCCCCACCCCGGGGGTGTGGATAAGCCCTACCGCGAGCCTCGAGGCCGCCCGGGATCTGGTGCGCTTTTACGAACTGGAGAGCTACGTCGAGCTGTTTCAGGCGCAGCGCTTCACGGCGAGCGACCCGCTCGAGCTGATCCGCAAAGCCTACAACCTGGAAGCCGCCCAGCAGCGCTACCGGGAGTTCGTGCGGCTCCATCCCTTCCATCCTAAAACCCCCGAGGAGGCCTTCGTGCGGCTCACCCGCCTGGTGCACGAGGCGCGGAAGTTGCTCTTCTTGGATCCTGGGCTGCCACCGGAACTCACCCCACCGGGGTTCTTAGGGCCTGAGGCCCACCAGAGGTTCCTCGAGCTTCACGCTTATTTCGGCCAGAAGGCCCGGCCCATGCTCGAGGGAGAGAGCGCCGCAGCGGATTGA
- a CDS encoding VOC family protein: MITDIGHIAFAAHDLDRTLDFYALLGIRESFRLYREDGSLMLVYLHVGGDRFLEVFPGGPAPDPSRNSSFMHLCLVTDDLHRTVEELKAKGISIERGPSLGLDHNWQAWIKDPDGNDIELMQLAEHSPQRKVARGEPLGGRAQETSGNR, from the coding sequence ATGATCACCGACATCGGCCACATCGCCTTTGCGGCGCACGATTTAGACCGAACGCTCGATTTTTACGCGCTGCTCGGCATTCGTGAATCTTTCCGCCTGTATCGTGAGGATGGCTCCTTGATGCTGGTCTACTTGCACGTTGGGGGGGACCGCTTCCTCGAAGTGTTCCCGGGTGGCCCCGCCCCCGACCCATCCCGAAACAGCAGCTTCATGCACTTGTGTTTGGTCACCGATGATCTACACCGCACGGTTGAAGAGCTAAAAGCCAAGGGGATAAGCATCGAACGCGGTCCCAGCCTAGGCCTTGACCACAACTGGCAAGCCTGGATCAAGGACCCGGACGGAAACGATATCGAGTTGATGCAATTGGCCGAGCACTCCCCTCAGCGCAAAGTCGCCAGGGGGGAGCCTCTGGGTGGGAGGGCACAGGAAACCTCGGGCAATCGCTAA
- a CDS encoding DUF3467 domain-containing protein, producing the protein MNELRLDIDKETAYGRYTNLALFSHTKNEFVLDFALIQPQGGAIVVSRLITSPQHAKALLRSLAENIQRYEETYGLIPEPVAEGLGSQA; encoded by the coding sequence GTGAACGAGCTTCGCCTGGATATCGACAAGGAGACCGCGTATGGGCGCTACACCAACCTGGCGCTCTTTTCCCACACCAAGAACGAATTCGTGCTGGATTTCGCCCTGATTCAGCCCCAGGGTGGGGCCATAGTGGTCTCTCGCCTGATCACCAGCCCTCAACACGCCAAGGCCCTCTTGCGCAGCCTGGCGGAAAATATCCAGCGCTACGAGGAAACCTACGGGTTGATCCCCGAGCCCGTGGCCGAAGGCTTGGGGAGCCAGGCCTAA